The following coding sequences lie in one Cloeon dipterum chromosome 1, ieCloDipt1.1, whole genome shotgun sequence genomic window:
- the LOC135946007 gene encoding uncharacterized protein LOC135946007 isoform X2 produces MLKHMLTPASPGPRAPPLDLLGGAPPPRHPHRSHHPSQQLNLSLASHHSGRLNHSHLSTLSTSKHSLGGNSSSVSPLGPLGPPVGPLLGPAGGPKLANGGLHLSSVPRGRPAPPPASASPSGPPGGHGSPSTGPPGGVREMMTSLGLLCLVSLLLALLALVFLLKISPGAPAGPPGGTEGHVTPEEYVVVYEVTLALCALTLSLNLCCLLVCAIQFLFAVKLARTLHNAPDRTNKYLQKSSVTRMCAVGGFFVSIPVFLTGIILYTFIQFHSTPAIVTSVFIGLGIIFCGCAMVHNVFVWQREKTNAVKAMAQQQRQLSVSTSETTSGTQLRQDTPLTPAGSMPAATLDLSGLVLNPHELSTLV; encoded by the exons ATGCTGAAGCACATGCTGACCCCCGCGTCGCCGGGCCCCCGGGCCCCGCCGCTCGACCTCCTCGGCGGTGCCCCGCCCCCCAGACACCCCCACAGATCACACCACCCCTCACAG CAGCTGAACCTGAGTTTGGCGTCGCACCACAGCGGGCGGCTGAACCACTCGCACCTGTCGACGCTGTCGACGTCCAAGCACTCGCTGGGTGGCAACTCGAGCAGCGTGAGCCCCCTGGGGCCGCTGGGCCCCCCGGTGGGGCCACTGCTAGGCCCGGCCGGCGGGCCCAAGCTCGCCAACGGCGGACTGCACCTTTCGTCGGTGCCGCGGGGCcggccggcgccgccgccggcgtCCGCGTCGCCGAGCGGGCCGCCCGGGGGCCACGGGAGCCCCTCGACCGGCCCCCCGGGGGGCGTGCGCGAGATGATGACGTCGCTGGGGCTGCTGTGCCTGGtgtcgctgctgctggcgctgCTCGCGCTCGTCTTCCTGCTCAAGATCTCGCCGGGGGCGCCGGCCGGGCCCCCGGGAGGCACCGAGGGCCACGTCACCCCCGAGGAGTACGTCGTCGTCTACGAGGTGACCTTGGCGCTGTGTGCCCTCACCCTGTCGCTCAACCTCTGCTGTCTGCTCGTGTGCGCCATCCAGTTCCTCTTCGCGGTCAAGCTGGCCAGGACCTTGCACAACGCCCCCGACAG AACCAACAAGTACCTGCAGAAATCGTCGGTGACCCGCATGTGCGCGGTCGGCGGCTTTTTCGTCTCGATTCCAGTCTTTCTGACCG GCATCATCTTGTACACGTTTATCCAGTTCCACTCGACGCCGGCGATTGTGACGAGCGTGTTCATCGGCCTCGGCATCATCTTCTGCGGCTGTGCGATGGTGCATAATGTCTTCGTGTGGCAGCGG GAGAAGACGAACGCGGTGAAGGCGatggcgcagcagcagcggcagttgTCGGTGTCGACGTCCGAGACGACGTCCGGGACGCAGCTGCGGCAGGACACGCCCCTGACGCCGGCCGGGTCGATGCCGGCGGCCACGCTCGACCTCAGCGGCCTCGTGCTCAACCCGCACGAGCTGTCCACGCTCGTCTGA
- the LOC135946007 gene encoding uncharacterized protein LOC135946007 isoform X1, producing MLKHMLTPASPGPRAPPLDLLGGAPPPRHPHRSHHPSQQLNLSLASHHSGRLNHSHLSTLSTSKHSLGGNSSSVSPLGPLGPPVGPLLGPAGGPKLANGGLHLSSVPRGRPAPPPASASPSGPPGGHGSPSTGPPGGVREMMTSLGLLCLVSLLLALLALVFLLKISPGAPAGPPGGTEGHVTPEEYVVVYEVTLALCALTLSLNLCCLLVCAIQFLFAVKLARTLHNAPDSRTNKYLQKSSVTRMCAVGGFFVSIPVFLTGIILYTFIQFHSTPAIVTSVFIGLGIIFCGCAMVHNVFVWQREKTNAVKAMAQQQRQLSVSTSETTSGTQLRQDTPLTPAGSMPAATLDLSGLVLNPHELSTLV from the exons ATGCTGAAGCACATGCTGACCCCCGCGTCGCCGGGCCCCCGGGCCCCGCCGCTCGACCTCCTCGGCGGTGCCCCGCCCCCCAGACACCCCCACAGATCACACCACCCCTCACAG CAGCTGAACCTGAGTTTGGCGTCGCACCACAGCGGGCGGCTGAACCACTCGCACCTGTCGACGCTGTCGACGTCCAAGCACTCGCTGGGTGGCAACTCGAGCAGCGTGAGCCCCCTGGGGCCGCTGGGCCCCCCGGTGGGGCCACTGCTAGGCCCGGCCGGCGGGCCCAAGCTCGCCAACGGCGGACTGCACCTTTCGTCGGTGCCGCGGGGCcggccggcgccgccgccggcgtCCGCGTCGCCGAGCGGGCCGCCCGGGGGCCACGGGAGCCCCTCGACCGGCCCCCCGGGGGGCGTGCGCGAGATGATGACGTCGCTGGGGCTGCTGTGCCTGGtgtcgctgctgctggcgctgCTCGCGCTCGTCTTCCTGCTCAAGATCTCGCCGGGGGCGCCGGCCGGGCCCCCGGGAGGCACCGAGGGCCACGTCACCCCCGAGGAGTACGTCGTCGTCTACGAGGTGACCTTGGCGCTGTGTGCCCTCACCCTGTCGCTCAACCTCTGCTGTCTGCTCGTGTGCGCCATCCAGTTCCTCTTCGCGGTCAAGCTGGCCAGGACCTTGCACAACGCCCCCGACAG CAGAACCAACAAGTACCTGCAGAAATCGTCGGTGACCCGCATGTGCGCGGTCGGCGGCTTTTTCGTCTCGATTCCAGTCTTTCTGACCG GCATCATCTTGTACACGTTTATCCAGTTCCACTCGACGCCGGCGATTGTGACGAGCGTGTTCATCGGCCTCGGCATCATCTTCTGCGGCTGTGCGATGGTGCATAATGTCTTCGTGTGGCAGCGG GAGAAGACGAACGCGGTGAAGGCGatggcgcagcagcagcggcagttgTCGGTGTCGACGTCCGAGACGACGTCCGGGACGCAGCTGCGGCAGGACACGCCCCTGACGCCGGCCGGGTCGATGCCGGCGGCCACGCTCGACCTCAGCGGCCTCGTGCTCAACCCGCACGAGCTGTCCACGCTCGTCTGA